TTCATTTCTTGAGCAGCTGGTGCCTTACTATAATGAAAGGAAAGGCAAACCCACTTCCAAAGAACGCTATCATTAATCCTAGTAGCCGCCATTTGTTTTCTATAGAAAACGGAATGTTCTagaaaaagagaagagagttTGTTCACAATAATCCATCATTATAGATGAACTTTATAAAGGTATGCTTACTCTTTTTTCCAAAAAACACTTCATCTAACATTTTGGGCTATTTGTTTATAAAGAGATGCACAAGTGAAACATGGCTCCCAGTCACTGAATGAAATCTGGACAGgtagttgggggagggggcgggggaggaagtgAAGTATTAACATATGAGCTTGATACTTTAAATAGCTAACCTTctcagagagaggggaaggataCAGGCTAACCAAGTAGTTTGCAAAAGGTCTCCAACACGGATGCTCAGACACATTTGATCCCCTTACTTGGGAAGGACAGTACAATGTGGTACATCAGAAAGCGTTTACAGTATCATTGATTTTCTCATACTGTTGTGTTCACATCATTTGTACCAGGGGACCAAGAGGAGTTTGGAAAGAGGGACGGCAGAGGCATGACAAGGCCACAATCCCATCATGGCTGCTGACAGAAACCCGACGGGAGAAGGCAAAGGCCCTCCCTGCCAGAAAGCCCCTGCGCCACAGAGGTCAGACAAAACAGGGTCATTACGTGCTTTGAATGCCGGAGCCGGCTCTCAGTCTGGTCACTGTGGGGTCCAGACACCCACTCGTACGGGGCTGCAAGGGAACCGACCAGTCTCCCAAAGGCAGGAACTGAAACCTGCCAGAGGACGCAGAGCGCCCGGACGCAATGGGAGGCTCTTGCGCTGGGGGAGTCCCACGGCTGCTCGCCCCCCGCGGGTTCACACCCCAAGGGCTCGTTTAACGCGCGacagccgccccctcccccccaattcaGCCCGGGCCTTGGCCGGGATGTGACGCCTCCCTGCGGCTCCTGTGACCCGCAGGCCTCAGGGCCGGGTAGCGCGCGGCGAACGGTGACGTGACGggccggccctggccctggcccccccGCGCCGTTACCTTTCCCGGCCCTTCCTCATAATGGGACCTGCGTATGGCGGAGGTAGCGAAGCGGCGGACAGTGGCACCCAACATGGCGCCGGGGCTGGAAACGGGTCGGCGCGCGACTGAGGGCCTCTGTCTCCTTCACGACCTTCCTTTCCTGGCCGCGCCGCTTGCAAGAACAGTGGCGCCGTGGGGCCTTATGGATACAGTGCGGGACGATGGCCGCCGGGTTTCCCGTTGCCCCGCAGCagcatgggaattgtagttccaGCGCCACCAGCCAGGCGGGGAGGTCACATGACTCAAGCGCGGGCTTGAGCTCCATACTGTTCCCGCCCTTCAAAGGGGAGCGGCGCTGCGGGAAGCATCGGAAACCCCACCTCCTCCCGCCTACTTGCCCGTCAAAAGGCTGTTCTCCTATCACAGGTGCCCGTCAAAAGGCTGTTCTCCTATCATAGGTGGGGCATACccgaggacagaatttggcccataatctcTAGGAATAAATCAGTTACAATGACTAGTAAATCAGGAGGCCACTGAACATTTGAGACAAATTATGAAGATACAGACAGCGTTGCCAACTTGCCTCATTTTATCACAAGGGACATGATATATATATGTATCATATCCCTTGTGATAAAATGTACTTTTATCACATATATTTAAACCCCAGCCCCTGAACTCGTGATTATACAAaatagcttttaatttttttaaataaaggccaTTTCTGGCACTCCTGGTTGCAGAAAAAAAGCTCTAAACGTGACCCATAAGGGATCAAAAACTAGAAGGCAAATCAAAGAACCCAGATTTattatcttttaaatattttaaagccaatctcatgaggACCTGATCATGATTTTAGAATGCTTACATGGCTGGCAAAACTGGAAGAGCCTAGTTATGCATTCCTTATGGTAAATAGTACCTTACtgcatgaatagtcccattgaaatcaatgggctataTATGTATTCAATGTAAGAATGGCACAATTGGGTCCTTAATAAATGTATGCTTGCAGATATGTTGGATTGATAACCCCATATTGAGCAATATTATAATCTGAGCTGAGCTGAGAAAAGCATAATGAAATCAATTACTGCCATGAAAAcctaatatggaaaaaaaatgggtGGGGTAGTAATTAAAGAGAATAAGGGGTAATATTACTACAATTTGTATTATGAGACAAGTTTGTATTCAAGCAGAAGAGGCAAAAGAGTTATATAAATGAATAAAGAGGGTATGTTAAATATTTAACATGtatcaaaataaattattcatatGATCAAAACTtgaaataaaatagcaaaaattaaagatttggaaattagaagaaaaatgttagggtgaccagacagcaagtgtgaaaaattggtacAGGAGGTGgtggtaataggaacctatataagaaaaagccccaatatcgggactgtccctataaaatcgagacatctggtcaccctaaaaaaaAGTATAGATTAATTATATGAAAGATAAAATATACATGAATTATATGACAAAAGAGGATATTAGTGGTTTGTGAGACAGCTACAAGTAttctaaaaacagcaaagagCCACTCTGGGATGTATAGTAGTAGTCTATTGGTTAATATCTAAGGTGCATTCTgtggggtatgtctgcactacaagaGTTACATAGCACAGCTGCAGTTATGCAGCTGTAACTCGGTCTACAGTGGCTAGGGGTTGCCATCCCTCCAGGATGGTCCCggagtctccaagaattaaagattaatttttaattaaagattatgtcatgtgatgaaacctccaggaatatgtccaaccaacaCTGGCAACCCTGACAGTGTGAGGGTCAGGTCAATCtaattttcacagccctgagcaacatagctaggcCTACCTCAGTTTAGGTGTAGACAATGCCTGAGATATAAGATCAAAGCTGAGCACTAGTAACTTGTTAAAGCAGTTCTGAATCCAAATCTCCCCCAAACTAAAGGGTGTTTAGGTTTGGCGTTTGGTTCAGGTGTATCTCCAATGATACACTCCCTCATGAAGCTTCGTCCTGCGGCAATTACCCCCATCCTCATCACAGGTTGTACTGAAATAACATAACTTAGCTCTAAAATCCCATAGCACATTTTGTTAAAAAAGGTGTTTGTACCA
This genomic interval from Gopherus evgoodei ecotype Sinaloan lineage chromosome 6, rGopEvg1_v1.p, whole genome shotgun sequence contains the following:
- the LOC115653425 gene encoding cytochrome c oxidase subunit 7C, mitochondrial, translated to MLGATVRRFATSAIRRSHYEEGPGKNIPFSIENKWRLLGLMIAFFGSGFAFPFIIVRHQLLKK